The following proteins are co-located in the Dehalococcoides mccartyi 195 genome:
- a CDS encoding cobalt-precorrin-7 (C(5))-methyltransferase yields the protein MPKLAALEAQKNGDTVVVLKTGDPLVAPAGLDGITSTFNGFEVEIIPGISSVQLAAAKAGISLYDAAIITYHPLPHDGGKDLRKKRRRMLDALSWGLHLIVLTGVRQMPNATARCLLDRGIAPDSRVMVIENPACPDEKITSCSLADVSSQRFGWFSVMVVFNKPD from the coding sequence GTGCCCAAACTGGCTGCTCTGGAAGCTCAAAAAAACGGTGACACCGTAGTGGTGCTTAAAACCGGTGACCCTCTGGTAGCCCCGGCTGGCTTGGACGGGATAACAAGCACTTTTAACGGCTTTGAGGTGGAGATTATTCCTGGTATAAGCTCAGTTCAGCTGGCAGCAGCCAAAGCCGGCATATCTTTGTATGATGCCGCTATTATTACCTACCACCCTTTGCCGCATGACGGGGGCAAAGACCTGCGGAAAAAACGCCGCCGGATGCTTGATGCTCTAAGCTGGGGCTTGCATTTAATAGTCCTAACCGGGGTTCGCCAGATGCCCAATGCTACTGCCCGCTGCCTGCTGGATAGGGGTATAGCGCCGGATTCCAGAGTAATGGTTATTGAAAACCCGGCCTGTCCTGACGAAAAAATCACCAGCTGTTCCCTTGCTGATGTAAGCTCCCAGAGATTTGGCTGGTTTTCAGTTATGGTTGTTTTTAATAAACCTGACTAA
- a CDS encoding pyridoxamine 5'-phosphate oxidase family protein: MSQEVINLFQDPSVPKMVATIDKKGELNVTPKTSMTAVDAETLAFADLYGRTTRTFKNLEETKKVAIVAVKVPVAPPFTTYQVKGTFLKYHTSGPLFDQFAKALKEAMGVDITGVGTVKVDAVYSQAPQDKGKLIS; the protein is encoded by the coding sequence ATGTCACAAGAAGTAATCAACCTTTTTCAGGACCCCAGTGTCCCCAAAATGGTAGCCACTATAGATAAAAAGGGTGAACTGAACGTTACCCCCAAAACCAGCATGACCGCAGTGGACGCAGAAACACTGGCCTTTGCTGATTTATACGGCCGCACCACCCGCACTTTTAAGAACCTTGAAGAAACCAAGAAAGTGGCTATTGTAGCCGTGAAAGTACCGGTTGCCCCTCCCTTCACCACTTATCAGGTAAAAGGCACTTTCCTCAAATACCACACCTCCGGCCCCCTCTTTGACCAGTTCGCCAAGGCACTCAAAGAAGCCATGGGGGTGGATATCACCGGGGTAGGCACAGTCAAAGTAGATGCGGTCTATTCCCAGGCACCCCAGGACAAAGGTAAACTCATTTCCTGA
- a CDS encoding Crp/Fnr family transcriptional regulator, with protein sequence MKYLNCMMDLWLFDSLNPQEKTEISRLFRRPEYLKNEYLFSEGEPASAVFVVAKGRVKLFKTAENGREIILAYLTQNQLFGEEILFNDAIRTITAVAMEDTRLCACYKSDFENLLSQNSQIAVKVIRTLSEKINNITETLADMAIYDIQNRLARTLARLAKEHGEDVGDGRRLNFRLTHDDLGSLVGASRVMVTNVIKSLKKSGIIKDDIDHKLVVSQWFLNDFSDEMPKFIRKDSSACKCFPKPGE encoded by the coding sequence GTGAAATATTTGAACTGCATGATGGATTTGTGGCTGTTTGACTCCCTTAACCCGCAGGAGAAGACCGAGATAAGCCGCCTTTTCAGGCGTCCGGAATATTTAAAGAATGAGTATCTTTTCAGCGAAGGCGAACCGGCCAGTGCCGTTTTTGTGGTGGCTAAAGGCCGGGTGAAGCTCTTTAAAACGGCTGAAAATGGGCGGGAGATTATTCTGGCTTATTTGACTCAGAACCAGCTCTTCGGGGAAGAGATTTTGTTTAATGATGCTATCCGGACTATTACCGCCGTGGCCATGGAAGATACCCGGCTGTGTGCCTGTTATAAAAGTGACTTTGAAAATTTGCTTTCGCAAAATTCGCAGATAGCGGTTAAAGTTATCCGCACCCTCAGTGAAAAAATAAATAACATTACCGAAACTCTGGCGGATATGGCTATTTACGATATCCAAAACCGGCTGGCGCGCACTCTGGCCAGGCTGGCTAAAGAACACGGCGAAGATGTAGGTGATGGCAGACGCCTAAATTTCCGTTTAACCCACGATGACCTTGGTTCTTTAGTGGGGGCATCCCGGGTGATGGTGACTAATGTTATAAAATCCCTGAAAAAATCCGGCATAATCAAAGATGATATTGACCATAAGCTGGTGGTCAGCCAGTGGTTTCTGAATGATTTTTCTGATGAAATGCCCAAATTTATCAGAAAAGATTCAAGCGCCTGCAAGTGTTTCCCGAAACCCGGCGAATAA
- a CDS encoding response regulator transcription factor has translation MKLLFIEDDKKIVESVFLLFKSFWPDMETKAVHLGKTGIEAVYKDDFDIAIIDLGLPDIDGINVLKQIRAFSSLPILILTARNNEQEIFTAFELGADDYITKPFQPLELIARVKSLLKRLNKTSQDLGIKYGHWRFGNSLKEISYKNNRVNLTVTEGQLLHILLSKTGSTVSYADISKSIWGRNEYYAKETIKTHIMRIRQKLSRIDGAKEFIINIPGVGYQITE, from the coding sequence ATGAAACTTCTATTTATAGAAGATGATAAAAAGATAGTTGAATCCGTTTTCTTACTCTTCAAGTCTTTTTGGCCGGATATGGAAACCAAGGCTGTACATCTGGGTAAAACAGGCATTGAGGCTGTCTATAAAGACGATTTTGACATTGCTATTATAGATTTGGGTCTGCCGGATATTGATGGCATAAACGTCCTTAAGCAAATACGGGCATTTTCCAGTCTGCCCATACTTATTCTAACTGCCAGAAACAACGAACAGGAAATTTTTACGGCTTTTGAACTAGGTGCAGATGATTACATTACCAAACCCTTTCAGCCGCTGGAACTGATAGCCAGAGTAAAATCTCTACTGAAACGGCTCAATAAAACAAGTCAGGACCTGGGAATCAAGTACGGACATTGGAGATTTGGTAACAGTCTGAAGGAAATATCCTACAAAAACAACCGCGTAAATTTAACCGTTACGGAGGGACAGCTACTGCATATACTACTGAGCAAAACCGGAAGTACTGTAAGTTACGCTGATATATCCAAATCAATTTGGGGACGCAATGAATATTATGCCAAAGAAACTATTAAAACCCATATTATGCGAATAAGACAAAAATTAAGCAGGATTGACGGTGCGAAAGAATTCATCATTAACATACCCGGAGTAGGCTATCAGATTACCGAATAA
- a CDS encoding PAS domain-containing sensor histidine kinase, producing the protein MKMPSSERIGTADYCSQIVKIMQRNTLVGMAIVDQKMHQIIHVNQALCKMLGYRKKELIGKTMFDLTHPDDLEISYQHAMRIWDDEHCYSKIVKRYSKKDGGFIWAESEGFLLKDNSDNGILSITFIKDVTREISFSAAAPVNISGNPALSGQENLAIDVKKLLSDEINKRKLVYNQLLASYENEKKLRKCIQTEMKSRLEFTRIVVHDLKTPLTSIISSSGVLSNIAADGKYKALAANIYESTMNLNTRLDELLDMAQCEVRDPKLNRSRFNIKEMLDHIISIQHGMYNTNHIDFKIIIAPEVSFIIADEDRLRQILDNLIDNAIKYSPDSGLISINISRDQNNVLFSVSDSGIGIEPGEIKNIFKPYYRVESRQKKLQGLGLGLSIVRTYVKLHGGRIWVESEYGKGTTFLFTIPQPPLKVSST; encoded by the coding sequence ATGAAAATGCCTTCTTCAGAACGGATCGGGACAGCGGACTATTGCAGCCAGATTGTCAAGATAATGCAGCGCAACACTCTGGTCGGAATGGCTATTGTCGATCAGAAGATGCACCAGATAATCCACGTTAATCAAGCTTTATGTAAAATGCTTGGTTACCGTAAAAAAGAACTCATTGGTAAAACCATGTTCGATCTTACTCACCCGGATGATTTGGAAATCAGCTATCAGCACGCCATGAGAATCTGGGATGACGAACACTGCTATTCAAAGATTGTTAAACGTTATTCTAAAAAGGATGGCGGGTTCATTTGGGCAGAATCAGAGGGTTTCCTTTTGAAGGACAACTCCGATAACGGAATACTGAGTATCACTTTTATAAAAGATGTAACCAGAGAAATCTCCTTTTCGGCTGCAGCACCTGTCAACATTTCCGGCAACCCGGCCTTATCCGGCCAGGAAAACCTCGCCATTGACGTAAAAAAGCTACTATCAGACGAAATCAATAAACGCAAACTGGTCTATAACCAACTACTGGCATCTTATGAGAATGAAAAGAAACTCCGGAAGTGCATACAAACAGAAATGAAAAGCCGGCTGGAATTTACCCGAATAGTAGTCCATGATTTGAAAACACCCCTTACTTCCATAATCTCATCCAGCGGAGTACTCTCCAATATAGCGGCTGACGGTAAATATAAAGCGCTGGCTGCAAACATTTACGAGAGCACCATGAATTTAAATACCCGCCTTGACGAACTACTGGATATGGCCCAGTGTGAAGTCAGAGACCCCAAACTGAACCGAAGCCGCTTTAATATTAAAGAAATGCTTGACCATATCATCTCCATACAGCATGGTATGTACAATACCAACCATATTGATTTCAAGATAATTATCGCCCCGGAAGTAAGTTTTATAATTGCTGATGAGGACCGTTTAAGGCAAATCCTGGACAATCTGATAGATAACGCTATAAAGTACTCCCCAGATTCCGGACTGATATCCATTAATATCAGCCGTGACCAGAATAACGTTCTTTTCTCTGTTTCAGACAGCGGCATTGGGATAGAACCGGGAGAGATTAAAAATATATTCAAACCTTATTACCGGGTGGAGAGCAGACAGAAAAAGCTGCAAGGGCTGGGACTGGGGCTCAGCATTGTACGAACATACGTCAAACTGCATGGCGGACGTATCTGGGTAGAAAGCGAATACGGGAAAGGCACTACCTTCCTGTTTACCATACCTCAACCGCCTTTAAAGGTATCTTCGACATGA
- a CDS encoding reductive dehalogenase, protein MNKFHSIVSRRDFMKGLGLAGAGLGAAAAAAPVFHDLDEAASAPVAGGFRRPWWVKEREYEDPTCEVDWNQIERSDNSWTMHGVRNGVKGGYLFAGQKYLDWQKEGSDLAFNGVKNNEPGLTLRDMALEGGASPLLMGLNKVVNFVLPEIDQNEVLAQFGFTAAAWPNASSFWVASAPPDFWGVSKWQGTPEENSRMLRSAMRFFGASEVRFAELNEKTKKLIFTHHVHNTPIVFEDVDRAYEVAGQKFVLPDKPLYIISVAIQMSKEMYRQGNAGIRFAANNMRYRLNNVVQVATQSFLKGIGYQGIGYPSESLFHGMMPSQADAILTGFAEMARNNNYCISPEFGTVVGYYSILTDLPLAPDKPIDAGYFRFCHTCRKCAEACPSQAISFDSEPSWEIPPSSVDPAKETKYSTPGKKVFHTDSPACYSRWIGLHGCARCMGTCVFNTNMKAMVHDVVRATVGTTGLFNGFLWNADKAFGYGLVPPEKWEEWWDKDYPVLGQDSTIGSYYGGY, encoded by the coding sequence ATGAATAAATTCCATTCAATTGTAAGCCGGCGTGATTTCATGAAAGGACTAGGTTTAGCCGGGGCGGGGTTGGGAGCAGCAGCGGCGGCAGCACCGGTTTTCCATGATTTGGATGAAGCGGCCTCTGCACCTGTAGCCGGCGGTTTTAGACGCCCGTGGTGGGTTAAGGAACGCGAATATGAAGATCCTACTTGTGAAGTAGATTGGAATCAGATAGAGCGGTCTGATAATTCGTGGACTATGCACGGTGTAAGGAACGGGGTAAAAGGCGGCTATCTCTTTGCCGGCCAGAAATACCTTGACTGGCAGAAAGAAGGTTCTGACCTGGCTTTTAACGGGGTGAAGAATAATGAACCTGGTCTTACCCTTAGGGATATGGCACTTGAGGGCGGCGCATCTCCATTACTTATGGGCTTAAACAAGGTAGTTAATTTTGTGTTGCCTGAAATAGACCAGAATGAGGTGCTGGCCCAGTTTGGTTTTACCGCCGCCGCTTGGCCTAATGCCTCGTCTTTCTGGGTAGCTTCTGCTCCGCCGGACTTTTGGGGAGTATCAAAGTGGCAGGGTACACCTGAAGAAAATTCCCGTATGCTACGTTCGGCCATGCGTTTCTTTGGGGCTTCCGAAGTGCGGTTTGCCGAGCTGAATGAGAAAACCAAGAAGCTTATTTTCACCCACCATGTTCATAATACGCCTATCGTATTTGAAGATGTGGACCGGGCATACGAAGTTGCCGGTCAGAAATTTGTCCTGCCAGATAAACCGCTCTATATAATCAGCGTTGCCATTCAAATGAGCAAAGAAATGTACCGCCAGGGTAATGCCGGCATCCGTTTTGCCGCCAATAATATGCGTTATCGTCTTAACAATGTGGTACAGGTGGCTACCCAGTCGTTTTTGAAGGGTATCGGTTATCAGGGTATTGGCTATCCTTCCGAATCACTTTTCCATGGTATGATGCCATCTCAGGCGGATGCTATTCTCACCGGTTTTGCCGAAATGGCCCGGAATAACAACTATTGCATAAGCCCGGAATTCGGAACGGTGGTTGGCTACTACAGTATTCTTACTGACCTGCCGCTGGCTCCAGATAAACCTATAGATGCGGGCTATTTCCGTTTTTGTCATACCTGCCGTAAATGCGCGGAAGCCTGTCCCTCTCAGGCTATCTCTTTTGATAGTGAGCCTAGTTGGGAAATACCCCCGTCTTCTGTAGACCCGGCTAAGGAAACTAAATACTCTACTCCAGGTAAGAAAGTATTCCACACAGATTCACCTGCCTGTTATTCAAGATGGATAGGCCTGCATGGTTGTGCCCGGTGTATGGGTACTTGTGTGTTTAATACCAATATGAAAGCCATGGTGCATGACGTGGTTCGGGCTACTGTGGGTACCACCGGTCTCTTTAACGGTTTTCTCTGGAATGCGGATAAAGCGTTTGGTTATGGGCTGGTGCCTCCGGAGAAATGGGAAGAATGGTGGGATAAAGATTATCCGGTACTCGGTCAGGATAGCACCATAGGTTCTTACTACGGTGGGTATTAA
- a CDS encoding response regulator transcription factor has product MERILIVEDDFKTADAFVSIFKLTWPNAEIFTAQTGWEGIRLLEEYSPHIIILDIGLPDINGFEVISEIRHFTDIPIMVITARTDELDVVKALELGANDFISKPPRKMELIARIKALIRKKSVDDLSFGNINFDKIQRTIHINNSKVDLSVYESLLFEKLILAAPNTATYTQLTEHLWGEDNEENIKKLKVHIQYLRTKIEKSTGNSSVIINRSGLGYFLRNP; this is encoded by the coding sequence ATGGAACGAATACTTATTGTTGAAGATGACTTTAAAACCGCTGATGCGTTTGTCTCTATTTTCAAGTTAACATGGCCAAACGCTGAAATCTTTACAGCTCAGACTGGCTGGGAGGGAATTAGATTATTAGAAGAATACTCCCCTCATATAATTATTCTGGATATCGGGTTGCCAGATATCAACGGATTTGAAGTAATTTCAGAAATAAGGCATTTTACTGATATTCCTATAATGGTTATTACCGCCCGCACCGATGAACTAGATGTTGTAAAAGCCCTAGAATTAGGAGCAAATGATTTTATTAGCAAACCACCCCGTAAAATGGAACTCATTGCCAGAATAAAAGCTTTAATCCGCAAGAAAAGTGTTGATGATCTTAGCTTTGGCAATATCAATTTTGATAAAATTCAAAGAACAATCCATATTAATAACAGCAAAGTTGACCTGAGTGTTTACGAAAGCCTCCTATTTGAAAAACTTATCCTTGCAGCACCTAATACAGCCACTTATACTCAACTCACTGAACACCTATGGGGAGAAGACAACGAAGAAAATATAAAGAAATTGAAGGTCCATATACAATACCTTAGAACTAAGATAGAGAAATCTACAGGTAATTCCTCAGTTATAATAAACAGATCTGGCTTAGGTTATTTTCTAAGAAATCCGTAG
- a CDS encoding PAS domain-containing sensor histidine kinase yields MRISKLNTSPGSTAERHQTRPVSRLNSLATKYKMTRRMINLNLYRQNKEQKSQKLNCQKLYRKYKTIFDLSSDPIVIAEVKGTGPHDRMIVEINEAAIKHFGYSRSELLMHDTSFLHPPEEVDALLSWVGTEMNKNHHVFFEAKHLRKDGNVLDVEIHATQIAIDNSPISIAVIRDISERKSLEKRAIKLHQAEQKFRIELESQIYQRTEFYKALVHELKTPLTPIVLNSEMLEDNLEGKHKKLADNIKLSSLELLARINELYDMAKGEVGTLQINRTWISLFDLINEIASVLSPSLNSKQLRLHLFFRPHLPPVYADQNRLKQVLVNLLNNAITFSLPKNKITMICGFNQKYVTIEIMDEGTGISEDDLHKLFKPYVLTKSDGLGLGLALSKKIIELHSGKIRVKSIKDTGSKFSIILPANNTD; encoded by the coding sequence ATGAGAATATCAAAACTCAATACGAGCCCTGGATCAACAGCTGAGAGGCATCAAACTCGACCTGTTTCCAGATTGAATTCTTTAGCAACTAAATACAAAATGACTCGCCGGATGATAAATCTAAATCTTTACCGCCAGAATAAAGAGCAAAAATCACAAAAACTTAACTGTCAGAAACTTTATCGTAAGTACAAGACCATTTTTGATTTAAGCAGCGACCCAATTGTTATCGCTGAAGTTAAAGGCACCGGGCCACATGACAGAATGATAGTGGAAATAAATGAAGCCGCTATTAAACATTTTGGATATTCTAGAAGCGAATTGCTAATGCATGATACTTCATTCCTGCACCCCCCGGAGGAAGTAGATGCGCTTTTATCCTGGGTTGGCACAGAAATGAATAAGAACCACCACGTTTTTTTTGAGGCTAAGCATCTTAGAAAAGACGGCAATGTATTGGATGTGGAAATTCACGCTACCCAGATAGCCATAGACAATTCGCCTATTTCGATTGCTGTAATACGTGACATATCCGAACGGAAAAGCCTCGAAAAGCGAGCTATAAAGTTACACCAAGCGGAACAAAAATTCCGTATAGAACTTGAAAGTCAAATATACCAAAGAACCGAATTTTATAAAGCCTTAGTACATGAACTAAAAACCCCGCTTACACCCATAGTACTAAATAGCGAAATGCTGGAAGACAACTTGGAGGGTAAGCACAAGAAATTAGCCGATAACATTAAACTATCCAGCTTAGAACTCTTAGCCCGTATAAATGAACTTTACGATATGGCTAAAGGGGAAGTGGGTACTTTACAAATAAACCGCACATGGATTTCATTATTTGACTTGATAAATGAGATAGCTTCTGTGCTTAGCCCCAGCCTTAACTCTAAACAGTTAAGGCTTCATCTTTTCTTCAGGCCTCACTTACCCCCAGTATACGCAGATCAAAACCGGCTTAAACAGGTCCTTGTAAATTTGCTGAATAACGCAATAACATTCAGTCTGCCCAAGAATAAAATCACAATGATATGCGGTTTCAATCAAAAATACGTAACCATTGAGATAATGGACGAAGGCACAGGTATTTCAGAAGATGACCTGCATAAACTATTTAAACCGTATGTACTTACCAAATCAGATGGACTGGGCTTAGGTTTGGCCTTATCCAAGAAGATTATTGAACTCCATAGCGGTAAAATACGGGTTAAAAGCATCAAAGATACAGGCAGCAAATTTTCAATCATACTGCCTGCCAATAATACGGACTGA
- a CDS encoding reductive dehalogenase gives MDELLASSGPINKRPWWVKERNIKDATTPIEWSAVQRRPYFWAYPMTAHQEAIIQGLMKPEDLPYQVQRILTAEELETRNQVVIDYCKNEFPGWEPGPDGFGDLRNTALAQVSEFFGFTRFPRRFQTNGKIINLAQLVADAGGGDRIDGFLPPMYEGVKSPEEMGIPKWQGTPEENLMTLRSVARLFGAEDVGCIELDDDIKKMVFDSEMDGKKYVFEDVDAAYETATKRVIPNNCKYVFTWSMRQPPNMTRHQAGRKENAPTYIAYMRGHFLSCYIKDFVRGLGYTMVGAGGTGIGCIGPTGGFAALSGLGELGRASYVIHPKYGLTNRAMWMHITNFPIVPTKPIDFGSREFCKTCKICAEACPFGAIKTGDPTWEDDTIYGNPGFLGWHCNYDLCPHCPVCQGTCPFNTIRDDKSFIHELVRISASHTTVFNTFFRNMDLNFDYGRKDQRDWWKEEDFPFGIDTSY, from the coding sequence ATGGATGAATTATTGGCTTCCTCTGGCCCCATAAACAAAAGACCATGGTGGGTTAAGGAACGAAATATTAAAGATGCTACCACTCCCATTGAGTGGTCTGCTGTGCAAAGGCGTCCTTACTTCTGGGCTTATCCTATGACTGCTCATCAGGAAGCTATAATTCAGGGTCTAATGAAACCTGAAGACCTGCCTTATCAGGTACAGCGGATATTGACGGCTGAAGAACTGGAAACAAGAAATCAGGTTGTTATTGATTATTGCAAGAATGAATTTCCGGGTTGGGAGCCTGGTCCAGATGGTTTTGGGGATTTAAGAAATACAGCCTTGGCCCAAGTAAGTGAGTTCTTTGGTTTTACCCGTTTCCCTCGCCGTTTTCAAACTAATGGCAAAATTATCAACTTAGCCCAATTGGTGGCGGATGCAGGCGGGGGTGACCGGATTGACGGCTTTTTACCCCCGATGTATGAAGGAGTAAAAAGCCCTGAAGAAATGGGTATCCCCAAGTGGCAGGGTACACCTGAAGAAAATTTAATGACTCTGCGGTCGGTAGCCAGACTTTTTGGGGCAGAAGATGTGGGTTGCATAGAATTAGATGATGATATCAAGAAGATGGTCTTTGATTCCGAGATGGATGGTAAGAAGTATGTATTTGAAGATGTTGACGCAGCCTACGAAACTGCGACCAAGAGAGTTATACCGAATAACTGCAAATACGTCTTCACCTGGAGTATGCGCCAGCCCCCTAACATGACCAGACATCAGGCCGGGCGTAAGGAAAATGCGCCTACATACATTGCTTATATGCGGGGTCATTTCCTATCCTGCTATATCAAAGACTTTGTCCGGGGTTTAGGCTATACAATGGTAGGAGCTGGAGGTACCGGTATAGGTTGTATCGGACCTACTGGCGGCTTTGCCGCTTTATCAGGCTTGGGTGAACTTGGCCGGGCTTCTTATGTTATTCATCCCAAGTATGGTTTGACTAACCGCGCTATGTGGATGCATATAACAAATTTCCCAATTGTACCTACCAAACCAATAGATTTCGGCAGCCGTGAATTCTGTAAGACTTGCAAAATCTGTGCCGAAGCCTGCCCGTTTGGAGCGATAAAAACCGGTGACCCCACTTGGGAAGATGATACGATTTATGGCAATCCCGGATTTTTGGGTTGGCATTGCAATTATGATTTGTGCCCCCATTGTCCTGTCTGCCAGGGTACTTGTCCTTTTAATACTATACGGGATGACAAGTCATTTATCCATGAATTAGTCCGTATTTCAGCCAGTCATACCACTGTCTTTAACACTTTCTTCCGTAATATGGACCTTAACTTTGATTACGGGCGTAAAGACCAACGTGACTGGTGGAAGGAAGAAGATTTCCCGTTTGGTATTGATACAAGTTACTAA